The window AAGAGATTGTGGTACTATTCGAGGTTGTGAGTCCGCAAAATGGGACGACGGAAAACTTTTTGTCCAAATTGGTCGTGTTTGGAACATTCATGTCACACACGTAGTTGAGGGACTGTATTTTGGTAAGGTTCGACGGGGCTCAAACCTGAGTCCGTGACGTACCTTAGTTTTCACAATCAATGGTGAATTCCCATATGACGTAATCCGGTGCATTGGCACAGGTCTTGACCCACATCTAGAACATCAAAATGCTTGTGTTGGAGCCTTGGAGCCATCTAAAGCATTCAGATGAGATTTAGCTTTTTCCAACAGATCCCTGGGTTGCCTTGCCCCGCCCTGCTCCACGTCGTCtccttcgccggcgccgccgcaggagcaagAGGAACTCGGCCCCGCCCCTTGCCTTCCGAAGCTCCACAGCCTCCGAAACGACCTCGGTCTCGCCGAGCCGGCCTGCGACCTGGCCGCGTGACGCGGGGTCGGCGCCGGCACGGGCGACTCCGGGATCTCAATCACCAGCACGACTGTGCTGCCCGTCGAAGCGGTCGTGTCCGCGTCGGAGGCCACGGTCACTGCGCGCTGGTCGGACACCCCGAGAAGCACGCTGGCCGGCAGGTTGGCGGCGTAGTTCGCCGGCTCTGGCGGCACCGGCCGGAGAGCCAAGGCAGGTGCGGGAGACGCGTCGGGCTTGGCGATGGTGAGCCGGCAGAGCGGGCATGTGGTGTGGGACGCCAGCCACGTGTCGACGCACGCGGCGTGGAAGCCATGGCCGCAGCGGGGCAGGTACCGGGCCTCCTCGCCGTCTTCGAGCTCCGCGAGGCACACCGCGCactccgccgcgtcctcctcctccgacgacgacgaaccCGGCGCCGCCTTGCGGTACACCGTGACCGGCAGGGAGCCCAGCACGTCGGGGTCGACGCCCCGGGCGGCccggatcccgccgccgccgcccgccgcccgtccGCCACGGCGCCGCGACGCCCGGGCGCCATGCCTGTCGCTGCCCGGCCTGTCCCACACGTCGAAGAAGTACTGGAAGGTGACGACACCGGCGGCGATGACAACGAAGATCAGGATAGTGGCGGCTACGGTGGCGATGCTGCCGGCCGTCAAGACGGAcctggcggccgccgccacgggcgccgtggcagggccggcggcggcgccgatacTCGGCCATGGCGAGTCCATGCTGACGTCGCCGGTGCCTTGGCGCGTCATGTTCGGTGCGtggtgcgcggcgaagcgcAAGTGTATGCCGAGCACTGGGGAGCTCGCGCACATATACGAATAGGAATACAAGAAGCAGGGGGGGCGCACGAAGTGTCCGAGCATTGCCGCGATGGTGGGGGACATTGGCGTTGATGTGACGGGGCGCGtgcgcggaggaggaagaaggcgccGAGGAGGCGCGCCgtctgcggctgcggctgcggcttggAACTTGGAAGGCGAGTTTTTTTGCTGGTGCTTAGGGCCCGGCCGGTCAGCGGTGGCGATGAGACCGTGAGATTCCACGGACGCGAGCGGTTTACTGGCGCTGTCGCGGCGCGCGCCTCTCAGCGTCAGTTGCAGGCGTCTTgcagctgcaagcctgcaatgcACCGGTTTTTTATTGATTTGGTGGGGCATgtggttttattttgtggaaaaCGATCCTAAAAGTTGTTATATTCCTCGCAAAAAAAGTATAGTTATTTGTAGTTTCATCACAATAATTCAAAGAAAGTGGCACCCTAGAGAATCAATTTGGAGGAAAGATACTATCCAAGTATTTATTAGTTTATTTTAATGAATAACATGTTTGGAGCAAATTAGCTGCTATTGTTTCAAATTAGTCTCTTTTTTCTACTCAAATGAAAGAACGAAGTTGAGTAATTGAccctcagaaaaaaaaaaggaaagagaaagaGCAAGATTGTTGATAACGACTTCCTTCCATCGCAAAAATCTGAATGCTTTAGCACCAGCAGTCAACATGGCCAGGGGTGAAAATTAGGAGGTGCCCATGTATcaatagaaaaatataaaaacagtGATTAGACCTAAATTTTCACTATGTATGCATCCCTTATAACTCAACTTTATACACCCATAAGGAGAATGCATCCCCTTCAATTTACTCTAGCTTCACTATTAATAAACATATGGCACCTTATTCCCTCGCAAAAGATGGCATCCTAAATGTTTTTTTCCCTCCTTTTCTGCCATGAGTAAACTGTCATTTCCACTTGACGACTTGAAAGCTAACATGGCAAATCGAAATGTGGTTTTGCTGATTTATTAAACTTAAAATTGACAGCGACatggggcaaaaaaaaaaagcttaacGCGCACGAGGATCATGAGATGCGTCAAATGGTCAATGCTCATTCATCGGTTTCACGGCTTGACTTCCAATCCGCTGGCTGCTTGTTGACAAGGACGGACCGAGGACGACAAGCATGCGTACCAAACAAAGACGTACGTGGCAAGATAGATTTGATGCGGTTGAGGTCGCCGCCGACAATGAGTTACCTGTTACAGAATCTCCGGCGCATCAAATAGACAAGCTAAACACGTCTCACAAACCCAAATTAGGtcctgtttagatcccaaaacgcaaaatacaaaatttttgtaaatcgcttatatggtgtactaaatgtagtcgaaaaatacatcgcattacacaaatggattgtaaatcgcgagacgaatctaatgagcctaattaggacgtgattagtcactaaattactacagtagtgctacagtaaatatactCTAAAGatcgattaattaggctcgttagattcgtctcgtagtttagaGACGAgatatgcaattagttttataattagtttatatttaatatttcaaatgttg is drawn from Panicum virgatum strain AP13 chromosome 1N, P.virgatum_v5, whole genome shotgun sequence and contains these coding sequences:
- the LOC120654114 gene encoding E3 ubiquitin-protein ligase EL5-like, which gives rise to MTRQGTGDVSMDSPWPSIGAAAGPATAPVAAAARSVLTAGSIATVAATILIFVVIAAGVVTFQYFFDVWDRPGSDRHGARASRRRGGRAAGGGGGIRAARGVDPDVLGSLPVTVYRKAAPGSSSSEEEDAAECAVCLAELEDGEEARYLPRCGHGFHAACVDTWLASHTTCPLCRLTIAKPDASPAPALALRPVPPEPANYAANLPASVLLGVSDQRAVTVASDADTTASTGSTVVLVIEIPESPVPAPTPRHAARSQAGSARPRSFRRLWSFGRQGAGPSSSCSCGGAGEGDDVEQGGARQPRDLLEKAKSHLNALDGSKAPTQAF